TCACTTGCGTAACGGTTGCACCAGCTTGTAATGTTCCATAATAGCTTATGGCAGATTGAGGACAGTTAGGCAGCATGATAGCAACCCGGTCGCCTTTTTTTATTCCGTTTGCTTGAAGTGAAACTGCAAAAGCTCCTGTTTGCATCCCTAATTCTTTATAGTTGATGGTTTTTCCGTAAAAATATAAGGCAGAGTTATCTGGGTAGCTTTCAATTGTTTGTTCAAGCATTTCCGATAATGTCATTTCAGGAACCGTAATTTCTGATTGGATATGGTCTGGATAATGCTTTTTCCATACATTATTCATATCTGCCGCTCCTTTCAAATTCTATTAGAAAGTTAATCCTCCGCCATCAACCATTAACGTTTCACCAGTTATAAAGGATGCTTCATCACAAGCTAAAAATAAGACAGCTTCTGCCACCTCCTCTGGCTTTCCAATTCTTCCAAGCGCGTTCGCAGATGAAATAATCTGCCATTTTTTTTCATCTTTTCTCCAAGCATCGATAATTGGCGTATCAATGACCCCAGGGCCGATGGCATTCACTCGAATGCCGTAGCGGCCGTATTCTAATGCTGCATTTTTTGTAAGAGTGACAAGTCCTCCTTTAGCTGCATTATATGGCCCCGTTCGTTTTTTCCCTTTAAAACCTAATACACTTGAAGTATTTATAATTGTTCCTTTTCCCTGGTCCAGCATGAAAGGAACCACAGATTTTATACCTAAAAACACTCCTTTTAAATTTGTATTAATAACCTGGTCCCATTCCTCGGCTGAAATTTCGTGGAGCTTTTTTTCTTTTCCACTAACACCAGCATTATTAAACAAAATATCGATTGCTCCCCATTGTTTGAAAGCATATTGCAAACTCTGCCGTACACTGTCTTCATCTGTGACATCCGTTTCTATGAAAAGAGCAGTTCCCCCGTCTGCTTGAATACGTTTAGCAGCCCCCTCGCCTTCTATTACATTTTTATCACATAAAAGGACAGAAGCTCCTTCCTCTGCCATTCTTATTGCTGCTGCTTTGCCAATACCGCTTGCTGCCCCGGTGACTACCGCGTTTTTTCCTTGCAGCCGCATTACACTCCCCCTTTCTTATTAAACAGCATTCATCCCGCCGTCCACGGCAAGTATTTCCCCGGTCACATAGTCAGATGCTTTAGAAGCAAGGAATAAAGCAGCCCCCATTAAATCTTCATCGCCCCCTAATCGCTGTAAAGGAGTGCATTCTATGATTGCATCTCCTCCCATTTCTAAGACACCTTTTGACATTTTCGTAGGGAAAAATCCCGGAGCAATCGCATTTACGTTTACATTGGAAGCTCCCCATTTCGCAGCCAAGTCTTTTGTAAAGGTTACTATTGCTCCTTTGCTTGCATTGTACCCGATCGCGTCCATAATCTTGGGATCTACTCCTTTTAAGCCCGCTATAGAAGCAATGTTAATAATTTTTCCTGATTTTTGATCTACCATATGTTTTCCAGCTGCTTTTGTCATTAAAAACGTGCCGGTTACATTAACATTCATTACTTTATGCCAAGCGTCTATTGGCATCTCTAATGTCGAAGCCCCCCAAGAAGCACCGCTGTTATTCACCAAAATATCCACCGCACCAAATTCATCTATTGTTTCTTTCACTGTGCGATGCACTTGTTCTTGGTCCGTTACGTCGAAAGGCAAGGCTAGTCCTTTAGTTCCTTTTTTTGTTATTTCTTCAGCAACTTCTTCGCATGCTTGAACCTTTCTAGAACATATAACTACATTTGCACCTGCATCTGCGTATGCCAACGCCATCTGACGGCCAAGTCCACGACCGCCCCCTGTAACAATGGCTGTTTTGTTTTCTAAATTAAATAACTGTTGAATGATACTCACTCTGTACCTCCTTCTTGTTACCGCTTTCAATTAATTGTATAAGCAGTTGTTTTCTCTAAGTGACGCTTGTTCTCCTAATTCTAATTTAGCGACAGCTTGACGATGTACTTCATCCGGTCCATCCGCCAGCCGCAACGTTCTAATACCGGCATATTGATTAGCCACCGGGAAATCTTCACTCACACCTGCTGCCCCTAAGGACTGGATTGCTCGGTCAATGACTTTTAAAGCCATATTCGGTGCTACTACTTTAATCATGGCAATTTCTTTTCGCGCTTCTTTGTTCCCTACTTTATCCATCATATCAGCAGCTTTTAAAACTAGCAGCCGGGCCTGTTCTATCTCAATCCGTGAGTTTGCGATCCATTCACGAATCACACCTTGCTCTGAAAGCTG
This DNA window, taken from Alteribacillus bidgolensis, encodes the following:
- a CDS encoding SDR family NAD(P)-dependent oxidoreductase, giving the protein MRLQGKNAVVTGAASGIGKAAAIRMAEEGASVLLCDKNVIEGEGAAKRIQADGGTALFIETDVTDEDSVRQSLQYAFKQWGAIDILFNNAGVSGKEKKLHEISAEEWDQVINTNLKGVFLGIKSVVPFMLDQGKGTIINTSSVLGFKGKKRTGPYNAAKGGLVTLTKNAALEYGRYGIRVNAIGPGVIDTPIIDAWRKDEKKWQIISSANALGRIGKPEEVAEAVLFLACDEASFITGETLMVDGGGLTF
- a CDS encoding SDR family oxidoreductase — translated: MSIIQQLFNLENKTAIVTGGGRGLGRQMALAYADAGANVVICSRKVQACEEVAEEITKKGTKGLALPFDVTDQEQVHRTVKETIDEFGAVDILVNNSGASWGASTLEMPIDAWHKVMNVNVTGTFLMTKAAGKHMVDQKSGKIINIASIAGLKGVDPKIMDAIGYNASKGAIVTFTKDLAAKWGASNVNVNAIAPGFFPTKMSKGVLEMGGDAIIECTPLQRLGGDEDLMGAALFLASKASDYVTGEILAVDGGMNAV